The sequence tttctcggagatggctgaaccgattttaacaaacttgggctcgtttgaaagctactgtcgggccattgatcaagttcgaagatcaaatggctgtgacttttggttccggagatatgattgtataagtgacgtaaccgacaaaacacgttgatttttaccgctcttatatatatatatatatatatatatatatatatatatatatatatatatatatatatatatatatatatatatatatatatatatatatatatatatatatatatatatatatatatatatatatatatatatatataagagtgccaaaattttgggatcaccactATTtttgttaagttctagtgctcaaaaaattaggcacctcgaaaaaagccttcatgcaaaatttgagcttaaTCGGACATGTGTagggggtgctgcccggtgatagggtaacagaggttttttggcccactttaggattgattttattttggcccattttataaaaatatccaccaaatattgtaatatctttaaaaaccccttccgcaataggtaatttaatgtgattggcttcaaattgatgcaaaatgagttacttaacatcgataaaatccgatgaaatcgataaattttgtaaggtgggccaaaatatatgaagtggccaaaatacctatgTTAccctaaaggtttgacaattttcgatcttgaaaaagctctataggggggagtacatgaaatttccaaaatcgaaaaatttttttgatgccaaaactcttaaaactgcataaaacatcgagatttagtgtcatctcaaaaaaaaatttttttttgaaaatatcaactttctgggacttagaaaaattttgatattgtcccaaaaagtcgacttcttcaaaaaaaaatttttcgagataacactaaatctcgacattttaggcaattctaagccttttggcatcaaaaattttttttcgatttcgaaaatttcatgtactcccctctatggtgatttttcaagatatatgaaaattccactaagtggactgagaaggctttttttagattagcatcactgttctcatacaaataggcaacgcaaatgtcaagcactagtttggaaaaatgatgctgactgtgtgacataaacacttaagcatgcttttgtgaactactcgaatcaatctgaatctattggtgtcaaaattagtatccaaatttatttaataaaagtatgaaacatattttcatgagactgttatgaaagaagagaaaggcattatcacaccactaggtggattaagaagggttttttttctttattttagatggttttcgaaccttttactactggaatTAGTAAAGGAGACAATAAAATTACTCGCCgatttgtcttagtcgcgaAAACCACCGAATTTCATGGCGCATCTTTATAACTCACACAGGatgcataaaagtaaacaaatcgtaaaagggcgaaactctttttatgttgatataTTCTTTAGATATATaaggaaagtggtaacatttgcatgccttttgaagataaactaatatccaaattaacaaattgatctgagaatatacgataattcctaaacacgatttgaaatcaaagtcgaaacattcctCGACTTGTTCATCGATGATTTTCTCCATTTTCTgttaatgttagattcgccgttctttgaaaaacagctgaaaagtgttgatttttagcagtgtaGGTATCTGACAAAGTGGGACGATTTCATTAGATCATATTCGTGGCTGCCATCGccagcagagttgccaggttattttttcaaaaatctgtcaaaattcaaaaatttatctggatttgtctgggtctactagatacaaggaaatttttgccgggcttcattttcagtgagcaaaaaaaaggtctccccatctatcgtatagaggccaaaaccgtaaagatctagtaAGATCTGACTAAATCTAAGAACAAATGGATAgtctgggaaaatttggaaaatctggcaaaagatctggttagtttgagtgtctggcgaaacgaggaaaatctggcatttgccagacaaatctggcaacctggcaacgctgatcgCCAGTGCAGTTCGAGTTTGACCCTGGCGTTGCTACCATCATTCCTTTTCACATTTTGGCACATGCCGAGCAAGTTCTTGACCGTGTGTATCCGCGCCCGTTAAGCCTGATGTATTTgataaaatcgttcaaaaatcgaagaaaaacgtACTAAATTAATCAGTGCTGTATATCAAGTGTCCGCAAGTGAAACGTAAGAGTTCAGAGTACAATGAAGGAATTAGGGAAATTAAATGTGCAATACGGTGGCTTTCGAGTGTTCTTTATCTTCTTGTTCATGATTGCTCAATGATTGGTTGGCAGAAGTCGGTTCATGAAAGTTGCCTCTTTCGCTCTGACGTTCGGTTGTATGGGCTAGCCCATGGATTGGAAACGGAGTACTGTAGTATTGACACGACTAGATGCGCGCAGTGTGAGCGAAACAGACTGATAAATCTGTCATCGTCTGAATTCGTGCTTGAAGAGAGCACGAGAGATTCCGTAATCCTGCTGTGTAGCTGGATATATCCGGATTACTGCAGCCAAAGGCAATTACTTCAGAATCAATCTACAAGTTTTGAGGTGTTAATTAGAACATTGAAGCGCAAGTTTGGTCACAGCTTGCTAAAGTTGTGATCACAAATGCAAACAAAGTGAAATTTTCTGTATACGCAAATCTCGTAATCGCTATCCACTTATTATATCCAGTTAGATTCGTCGGTTTTGATATAACTCAATATAGACAAATAATTGGATAAAAGGTATTCTGCGGTTAATACTGACTGGTTTCAGTTATAAAGTCGGAAGAAATAATCGAACAAAAGTTCTTAAAATATTACTTTATTTTTAAAATGAGAGCCTTTGTTGTTTTATATAGTTGTGTTGGTTCGTATTTGAATCTGAAATTGTTTAAACGAGGATTTAGTTGTTTCGTTTGTGTTATGCTTGGTTTTTCAATCTATATTACGATACTATTCAAACCAACAGTATCTGGCTTTCGCTAGCTTCATTCTTCATtattaatcacataaaaggcAAAATGTTTAACATGTTTCTATAGCTATGTCGTATAGGAGCAAAATGTTACACGAGTTACCTGTGTCAGAAGGCAGTCTGgtgaaatttcattcatatTATTCCGATGTGCACAACTTTCACATCATATGTTGAAAAGTAATTGTGTATATTGGTGTTGTGATGTCTACTGCAATTGAGTGACTTCTTTTctctatcggcagtagtgaaaCGTGCTCGAGAGAAATTGAGTGAAACAGAGGAGAGAACTGTCAACTTGAGAGCAGAGAAAATAGTATGGTAGCATTCTGAGAGCTAGCGTAAATTGCAATTCATTAATAGTTGGAACGAAGGGCGTGTAGGTTTGTTTAGTATTGTAAATGTTTGTTTAGTATTGTAAAtgtttaaattattatacaataTCAAATAATCGCAAAATGATAATTTTTGGGAGAATTGaggtaataaaattaaatcttTACAGTTTCTGGTAATGTGCAAGTAAAAATCGAGTTAGAAAACTTCCATGGCAACGCATTGATTATCAGAAAAGGTTCATTGTTTTTCTAACCAAATGAAGTACAAATTTACTTGCACTGTGAAATACTAAACTACAatcaaaagcaacaaaacaATCAGGGTAACCGTActcattcatctcagctccaccaTTCGGATACATCCCGTTTTGCCCACGGTAGCATAAAAtcgtttggcaaaaaaatgacataacggtTGTTTAGCATAAGCTATACTAAAACCatcagttagagtgagatctactATCTCTGATCGATGCATTGGATAAAATGTAAATGGATAGTGTCGATATAAGAGCAGTATATAGAACTAATTTTTCTGGGATATTACTTCGTTGATTCCAATTAAATTAATTTGGTGATTAATATTAATATGATTGCCAGTAGAACATCCCTGTATGTAAAAGATCCAACCTGCACcgctcttcaaaatttgaaaagttAGATATTTTACAGTATGGACTGTATACTGTTTGGACACCCCTCGGATGCTAACCATCAGGTTGGCGAGAGGTGTAATAAGAAAATAAACGAAAAGTTGGCAGCAGAGAGTGCTGTGTTGCGCTGTATGTGGCTCAGTCGGATCGCCATTTTTGCCACGAATtccatttttttagttttaaagCTCACAGCACCGAGTTATTGTGCGTTTAATCAGTGAATTTCGATCAAACTGACATTCGGAACAATGATTTCATTGTAATTTGTTTAAttgtgccatttgttgtttcgtTCTCGGCTCCCTGTTTTTCGTGGAACGTGGTCTCCGTCATTGCTGACGTTCAGAACGTCAGAGAAAGTAAGGAGGTCAGCATAAGTAGTGTTGAATAAGGGATTCTTTCAACCCCGCCAGCAGCAGGACACTGAGGAGTAACCGCCACAAGTAAGCGAAATCTACACCAGCAAGATGTCGTTCGAGGAAACTTCTGCCGATCGAAATGTTGAGATCTGGAAGATCAAAAAACTAATCAAGAGCTTGGAAATGGCTCGAGGGTAAGTAACAGTGCTATTTTTTTGATTAAACTATTCTGGAATGATTAATTTGAAAGATAGTAAAATCAGTTCGattagaatattctgtgaacagCATTAGTGCATTAGAACCTTGGAACAAGGGAAAAAGTATAACATGAGGAGAGAATAAGCGTTTTAAGGACAGACGAAGAGAGTTTCTTATGCAGGTCACCTGAATTGGTGTTGAACTCGTATGTACAGTCTGTACTCATTTGATTATAATGCAGGTTGGCTAAAGATTACATTCCGTGTACTTTGTACCAATTCACGAGAAagggagatttttttttcgctaaaAAAATATCAGACAAGTGCGACAATCATTCGTCACGTCTTCTCGATTGCCTTGAAAACGGGAGAGAATAGTGCAAATTGAGATGAACGCAGTTTCTCAAAAAACAGACAGCATCACTGAGCGTTGTTTTTACTTAACTTGTTCAAGCCCCGTCGGCTTCCTTTCTTCCCACGTATAGTACAGTACTTGAGAGCAAAGAATAATCCTCGTGGTGCAGTGACGATGATGATGGTAATGATTTTTCCGTTTACGTTGTCTCCACATGCAATGTAACCCATCTCACCTATTTTTGACGTAGAAAGAGCGCGCCAGACGCTGTCGGTCCCTGCAATAGTTCTTTTCCATTCAGCTTTCCTCTCTGCCTTCGAACATCGTCGGAATTGCCACCCCTCTGGGATGGGGTTTTCTTTGTGTCGTCCTTGATTACTAAGTGGCACAAGAGGACCCATGTCCTGTACCGACTATATCGGCTAACATGTTAGCATCTTTGGATCCACTTTCCTTTGTTTACGTTGAGTACTTGACTAATGAAAGTATTTCCTTGTAGTCAATGTTAGTGCGAGATTTTTGTTTCCAAAATGTACATTTATTAAAGTTAGCTTATCGAAAAGTGGCGGTTTTAGTGTGAAGGACAGAACGCACAGGTCAACCCAAAAAACTATAAGGATCAGCCATTACTACCGTTCTGCGATTtctgttgaagcgataaacttttttctcAATATTAATCGAGTTTATCTTATATGATTTAGGGAAtattcttaagcactcaaaatttatcctggggtaTTTGCGAACTTAttaggcgaaaacgacataacattgaatttcatccgaactcgcatgacacaaaatcagagcataccattgaaagcttcaaatcgttttatatcgttttctgtctagcaacaacctagctCTAGAATGCAatacgtaggactgaaacgttaactaTATATTCGctcatatttatagattcgcgtgcttccaacagcttcgcttttgcatcgattgaccaattagagcgatgctttcccattggtatatcgcttactccttccaaAACCTTCGTCTACGGTaaagaaatccggtatgccggagattttgagcaaacaaaataaaacactgctagctattaagcaacatttcaatgatagggcaacggctccctatttcatctgagctcctatttccatctcatcccttcacctcataactttgaacatgaataatattttacaacctaccggaagcaaactgtgaaatgttttaaaatgatttgaaaagctattgtcacactttcctattgaaagaaatggttttaaattcttcggtgatcgtttttttcatataaaataaactcacttttcaatttaggacacactttcgtctcaagatttacagttcgtcatgtttctgaatatctactaatcgattcgtctcaaaacatgatcactatttcgcacaattacactactattgaatgctggatgtcttcataattagttatgttcacttgccacttgtttagttaacgattaaaaacttcaaaatttacccgacaagcaataaaagtcttcaaaattatgagatgaaagtttttcacttcgttcacttgattgcgctttgttttcatctcatttgggttcgtaaagttgccaagttatctcataatgttacaaaacaaaaattgtttatcttcttcaaattatcatcaaaaagtatgtttttggtatccgtgacattagtttaattatatcattgatattaatatttcaataaaactgtttatgcttcgaatattaccagaaagaacgcgttaaatactaatgaaataaccaatgtggcaaatctagtagcactggtttcattccgctatacgccaacataacgctgtgaagtgtgtgtgtgtgtgtttcatcggccttgcacagagatgccaggtactttgcatagaaagtctatatctgttctttctgttttcactaataaaatgctgttaaaagatagttctttagatctccgtaagtcattgccccaataattagataattcaacgagtaaattttttaccaataataataatgtggaaaaatcctggtgggtacggttgtatcgtttgagttgtatatgtgccagcggtaaggcagtcggtcaccagaatgtctgcaagccatatttttccacctgacagcgtttagtcagccatctggcagccatgcgaatgcgggtgagagtgtaatagtgcaatattttgttttgattgctgtcgccattgctaatttataggatgaataaaagatcaatgataggatggataaaaatccattgagatgaaattaggagcagagtagtgaaaacatcattagtgtttttagctgttttataaatattagttgaattttcaaggaatgtgaatcaattttcaacgtggagcaaggcgaatgaagcagtaatatgaaatagttacagtgattttagtggctaaatcggggtttgaaggcgacgtccttacaaatgagatgaaatagggagcccttaccctatataattgaaaatacatggctatgaacattcaaatcaatacgtagaaatatttccaatcaattggtgaaataatattactaaTTGAAACTAAACtagctgagctgtaagtgttcaaatactgatcacatttctacttgtatttacccttgaatttctaatttgcacccctatatagaaaacaaagatgtgttctacatcaaaaattgaaaatgtcgaattGCAAGGATTGTTGAACAACAACAATAGTCAAAGTGAAAAACAAATGGCGGAACATTAAACATTAGTTGCCAAGCAAATATCGAGCGTCTACTCGTTATAGGAAAGATTTAATAGGTGGGAAAATTGATTTCTCATGAGCTGAATGACAGACAGCAAGAAACGTTGAGCAAAATTTTCTTTCTCGACATGAAACCAAGAGTTTTCTGCTCCGGACGGTAACAACGGTAACGGTAACGACCGCACGAAacactatcatgttcattttaccccaatttcccTTTTTGTACtgggttgtattcaagtttaactatataacataaaaccgaAGCACTTGTAGAAGACAGGGTAGAGAATTTCTTATCGTTATACTTCGTATATACTTTTAATGTCAGCAGGAAACTCGTACCGTTTTAACTCATTTTTCCTTGTTATAGTATTCTCAATATACCCCGTTTTTGTCGTACaatatgtaaaattttttttcgctttccgaAAGGAGAGTGATTAAGGTTGAATAAAATCGATTGTTATCACGTATAAAGCCCGTACGAATCGGTTATTcgaccgttttaccccaattgatAGGTCGCATTAGATCTGCTGCTGGGTTTTAGATCAACGGTAAACAAGATTgatgcggtcattgaatctatttgtaatctagGAGAGTTTAACCAATGATacgaattattaaaaaatggGACAAACAAACTGTAATCAGCATCGCAAATAACGAATCGTACAATCCAATAACGAAACATGTTAGTATAAAGTATTACTTTATCCATGATGTGTTGAGCCAAGGATTAATCAAATTGAGTTATGTACCAACAACAGTGCAGCCAGATAATGGACAAAGGCAATTccaacacaaaacaaaaaagttgaGCTTATAGGCGTCGCGGATTAGGGGGGAGTGTGGTAGTAGTCTGTAATAACGCGTCgctaaaattttgttattttcaataaTCAATCAATCCACTGTTATATTTCAAACCAGGCGGTTTTACTTTAAATtcttcgattttcacaaaccacgAAAAATAAGTGGTCCTAGcgtacttccttgaggaacaccttATCAGCTTGTGAAGGACTCCAGTCTATCATTTACTTTCGTCGAAGTCTCACGCACTTGCTAAGTTGCACTTCACTActtatgaaaaatgaaaaacatcACTCAAAATGAACTAGCACACCTGATATAAGACGCTGGTTAAACAACCCAgaagtcgtatgttcgagtccttgGAACGATTCTTAGTATCCGCAGGATCGTACCATTAGCCGTGTAACAGTACTGTCCACTTACCAGTTGGCTGCGAAGTCAATTGAAGCTAAATAATATATGATAATAAACTAATATAGCAATCAACAATGAAACCGTAACGAGGTCTTAATGAAGTCAAACACATCGCTGTACACATTGAAGCGTTGAATCATAGCCCAAATCAAGCATAGTTAGCATAGTTAGTATTACCCAAATCAGTGTACAGTAAAGATCGACATAGAACACGTTCTGAAGCATACAGGTTGATCTGTGATGTATGTCAACGAACTGATAAGTATTTGATTCTTAATAGTTGACAGCGTTCTCCATATGGCTCGACTGGTTACTCCACGGTAGTTCCCGTAAAGCGCAACGAATGAATTTTCGGTCAACCCTATCGTTGAAGGTACCTGAATTTTCAGTCAATAGTATCTGCTATCAAAGCGCGTTGTCATTTTCGTTGCACTTGTAGTGTGTCAGGACCGATCAGTTACCTATGACTTTCATAATTCCGTAGAATCGTTCAAGAGTTCGCAAAGATTTTAAGCTACAAAGTTAAATTAGAAATTTGAACGAACAAGTGAACATTAAAGGGACATCGGTAAAGTGCCTCAATCCTAGCCTACGGGATTTCATGTCACTTTTTCATAGAGATTGAAGTCAAGATCTCCGACGCCAGTCGATCTATCCTATCGAAGATTCATCCAAAAAGTTGGAGGAAGGCTGAGTTTTTGAAGTTGCGGATCTTGACATCATCTTCAAACGATAGAAGACCCTCCAGAGATAATTTGACACTGTTGaagtacaataaaaatattgaatgttcgAGATGGCTTCCATGCGGAATCTCGAATGTTGCGAGACACTCTTCGAAAAAGTTATCACCAGTTTTGATTACTAAACGACGAATTACCAACGTTGAAAACAAAGTGAAGCAAGGAATTTGTCACAAAAAACTtgtattaataaaattattatttttattattttcgtaattttaataatacttttttttctccAGCAATGGCACTAGCATGATATCGTTGATTATTCCACCGAAGGATCAGATCAGTCGGATTAGCAAGATGTTGGCCGATGAGTTCGGCACTGCATCGAACATCAAGTCTCGCGTGAACCGTCTGTCCGTACTGGGTGCCATTACCTCGGTCCAGCATCGGCTTAAACTATACACCAAAGTGCCTCCGAATGGACTCGTGATCTACTGCGGTACGATCGTGACCGAAGAGGGCAAGGAGAAGAAAGTCAACATTGACTTTGAACCGTTCAAACCGATCAATACCTCGTTATATCTCTGCGATAATAAGTTTCACACAGAAGCACTGACGGCACTGCTAGCGGACGACAATAAGTTCGGTTTCATCGTGATGGATGGTAATGGCGCACTGTTCGGTACACTTCaggtatgtttttgaaaaaaaaaaatgaaactgatATTTAATCTGTATCTAATCGACACGGTTTCCGCAGGGCAACACACGTGAAGTGCTGCACAAATTTACCGTGGATTTACCGAAGAAACACGGCCGAGGTGGTCAGTCCGCTTTGCGTTTCGCGCGTCTTCGTATGGAGAAGCGTCACAATTACGTCCGGAAGGTGGCAGAAGTGGCCACCCAGTTGTTCATCACCAACGACAAGCCAAACATTGCCGGGTTGATTCTAGCCGGTAGTGCCGACTTCAAGACGGAACTTAGTCAGTCAGATATGTTCGATCCGGTGGGTATTTTCTTTGACAAGATTTGTCTAGATGTCAAAGTAATTGTTGTATTTGTAAACAGCGATTGCAATCGAAAGTTATCAAGCTGGTGGACGTGTCGTACGGTGGTGAGAATGGTTTTAATCAAGCCATCGAGTTAGCAGCGGAGTCATTACAGAATGTTAAATTTATCCAAGAGAAGAAACTGATCGGGCGATACTTTGACGAAATTTCAcaggt comes from Malaya genurostris strain Urasoe2022 chromosome 3, Malgen_1.1, whole genome shotgun sequence and encodes:
- the LOC131438390 gene encoding eukaryotic peptide chain release factor subunit 1, with translation MSFEETSADRNVEIWKIKKLIKSLEMARGNGTSMISLIIPPKDQISRISKMLADEFGTASNIKSRVNRLSVLGAITSVQHRLKLYTKVPPNGLVIYCGTIVTEEGKEKKVNIDFEPFKPINTSLYLCDNKFHTEALTALLADDNKFGFIVMDGNGALFGTLQGNTREVLHKFTVDLPKKHGRGGQSALRFARLRMEKRHNYVRKVAEVATQLFITNDKPNIAGLILAGSADFKTELSQSDMFDPRLQSKVIKLVDVSYGGENGFNQAIELAAESLQNVKFIQEKKLIGRYFDEISQDTGKYCFGVEDTLKALELGSVETLICWENLDIQRYVLKNHVSATSTTVLHLTPEQEKDKSHFTDKESGVEMELVESQPLLEWLANNYKSFGATLEIITDKSQEGSQFVRGFGGIGGILRYKVDFQSMQLDELDNDCFDLEDY